Proteins co-encoded in one Arthrobacter alpinus genomic window:
- the ispF gene encoding 2-C-methyl-D-erythritol 2,4-cyclodiphosphate synthase, which produces MILPRTGIGVDTHAFAPDDSPAPLWLAGLLWDGERGLSGHSDGDAVAHAAADALFSAAGVGDLGTHFGTDRPEYSGASGVKLLGEAARIVREAGFEIGNVAVQLIGNRPKFSPRRREAEVALSVAAGAPVSVSATTSDGLGFTGRSEGITAIATALVIQREHP; this is translated from the coding sequence ATGATCTTGCCCCGCACCGGCATCGGCGTCGACACACATGCCTTCGCCCCGGATGATTCCCCCGCGCCACTCTGGCTCGCGGGGTTGCTTTGGGACGGCGAACGCGGACTCAGCGGCCATTCCGACGGTGACGCCGTAGCTCACGCAGCTGCCGATGCCCTGTTTTCAGCAGCGGGAGTGGGCGATCTCGGCACGCACTTTGGCACCGACCGCCCCGAATACTCGGGTGCCTCCGGCGTTAAATTGTTGGGGGAGGCAGCCCGGATTGTGCGCGAAGCAGGTTTTGAGATTGGCAATGTTGCCGTTCAACTCATTGGTAACCGGCCCAAGTTTTCACCTCGCCGACGCGAGGCAGAAGTAGCTCTGAGTGTTGCCGCCGGAGCGCCGGTTTCCGTCAGTGCCACCACTTCCGACGGGCTGGGATTTACCGGCCGCAGCGAAGGCATCACCGCCATTGCCACCGCCTTGGTCATCCAGCGCGAGCACCCGTAA
- the ispD gene encoding 2-C-methyl-D-erythritol 4-phosphate cytidylyltransferase has product MTEVKAGSCAVVIVAAGSGQRLGYGVPKARVPLAGQPMVLLAIRGVIKAGVAAQICVAIPPDDPQLLTICQTAAAETQAKGIVFSVVEGGAERSDSVAAALASIAEGVTTIMIHDAARPLTPSGVFNRVAAALRDGAKAVIPALAVVDTIKTVAPATLPATGAGVEKVVGTPARSVLRAVQTPQGFRLDTLRQAHAHALTLSDDQLAGITDDAMLVEALGEDVFVVQGSTHSLKITSPTDLLVAEALLEGPLRPRWIEG; this is encoded by the coding sequence ATGACTGAGGTGAAAGCAGGATCCTGCGCCGTTGTAATTGTTGCCGCCGGTTCCGGGCAGCGGCTGGGCTACGGTGTTCCCAAAGCTCGGGTGCCACTGGCCGGGCAGCCCATGGTGCTCCTCGCAATTCGAGGAGTGATCAAGGCAGGTGTCGCTGCGCAGATTTGTGTAGCCATTCCACCTGATGACCCCCAATTGCTCACCATTTGCCAGACTGCCGCTGCGGAAACGCAGGCCAAGGGCATCGTTTTCAGCGTGGTTGAAGGCGGTGCGGAACGTTCGGATTCGGTCGCCGCAGCTTTGGCCAGCATTGCTGAAGGCGTCACTACGATCATGATTCACGACGCCGCCCGGCCGCTGACGCCGTCGGGTGTCTTCAATCGCGTAGCAGCAGCCCTAAGAGACGGTGCGAAGGCTGTCATCCCGGCACTCGCCGTGGTGGACACCATAAAAACCGTGGCCCCGGCAACGCTGCCCGCTACCGGCGCTGGCGTGGAAAAAGTGGTCGGCACCCCCGCGCGCAGCGTGTTGCGTGCGGTCCAGACTCCCCAAGGTTTTCGCTTGGACACCCTCCGCCAAGCTCACGCTCATGCGCTGACGCTCAGCGATGATCAGCTGGCAGGCATCACCGACGACGCCATGTTGGTCGAAGCCCTTGGCGAGGACGTATTCGTCGTGCAGGGATCAACGCACAGCCTGAAAATTACCTCGCCCACCGATCTGCTGGTGGCCGAGGCACTGCTGGAAGGGCCACTGCGCCCCCGATGGATTGAAGGCTAA
- a CDS encoding CarD family transcriptional regulator, translating into MLFEVGETVVYPHHGAAKIEEIKMRTIRGEEKMYLKLKVAQGDLTIEVPAENVDLVGVRDVVGKEGLAHVFEVLRAEFTEEPTNWSRRYKANLEKLASGDVIKVAEVVRDLWRRDHDRGLSAGEKRMLAKARQILISELALAEKTDEDKAAEVLDEVLAS; encoded by the coding sequence ATGCTTTTTGAGGTCGGCGAGACAGTAGTTTACCCACACCATGGTGCGGCAAAGATCGAAGAGATCAAGATGCGCACCATCCGAGGTGAAGAGAAGATGTATCTCAAGCTCAAGGTTGCCCAAGGGGATCTGACTATTGAAGTCCCTGCGGAGAACGTTGACCTGGTTGGGGTACGCGACGTTGTAGGCAAGGAAGGCCTCGCGCACGTTTTTGAAGTTCTGCGTGCAGAGTTTACGGAGGAGCCCACCAACTGGTCTCGCCGTTACAAAGCCAACCTGGAAAAGCTTGCATCCGGTGATGTCATCAAGGTTGCCGAGGTCGTCCGCGATCTCTGGCGTCGTGATCATGACCGCGGCTTGTCTGCTGGCGAAAAGCGTATGCTCGCCAAGGCACGTCAGATCTTGATTTCCGAGCTTGCCCTGGCGGAAAAGACTGACGAAGACAAGGCAGCAGAAGTGCTGGACGAGGTCTTGGCCTCGTAG
- a CDS encoding beta-galactosidase: MTAHSSRAPGRSRGLKAAAIMATAAMGLMAISSPALAENPPVTVDSVASSAMSGNKVLFPGNDGQEHTVTFDSKSYMVDGERLNVWSGEFHYWRLPGTDDWRDMFQKMRASGFNAVSLYFFWGLHSTESGKFDFTGIKDLELLLTMAEEEGLYVIARPGPYVNAEISMGGLPAYLTKNGANSLRSMNPEALSESLKWIEAFNKIAVKHQVTDGGGSIVSYQAENELLNEGGDRPAFMKELVTKIKGDGITVPVFHNDYGFNGAYVPGSSSAGGNVGLDYYAFDQYPLGFNCANPNRGQIQDMEARFRARTTTSPMFIAEGQGGAFTPWGANFNPDKCAEFVDPAFTRQYGVNNLNNGINMFNYYMQYGGTNWGWTGSPSSGFTSYDYGAPINEDRQLTLKAVVQKELGYFQKDFDPISNMVPQDGAAVTVEGGAGSIKSYQRIATEGQATDSVTGNGSRFLGFRQTDSNSTAELKYSFPLTLAPKTEVIEASYTNDDRDTAAIKYTGTWGKSNGEAWAAGNYKGTETFSSTTGDSVEYTFTGAGVRVIAAQSINHGYGDVYIDGVKVGQTNTYRGQNASFQYVAFQKEGLDPTVEHTIKIVVTGQKDAASSGTNVTIDAFDVIAAPAAATVVKLDDVDPAITYSKVNGVSQWNHETGKNWTINDYLGTETSSATAGAFYEYTFKAAEIRLISPRSTNHGKADVYIDGVKAGETNTYIPTLPSQAQFKAFEKTGLDPTINHTIKVVNTGVKGAPASLGTFVAIDAIETSTPGSTTPPAPSGSITFNRVPQKPGTFLSMHGRDAAMVIADYAFDGQKLMYSTSELFTKMPVATGTLLVLNGAKNDAGESVLQYASEPVVTTLGGTPVESVWDAATKTMRLNYVHGNGTSVKITGGGAPELRIVTTDRTATGQQWTLDGIVKGGTTNKTVMVAGVDLLRSAEFDGDTVKLVGDTKAVRTMSIYVPAGITKATWNGQALTTTAGANGQLVANLAGPAPAVLPALTNWKVSGENPESAVAFDDAAWLEATATTAANTRQGPGPNQGKVLDTAFYGFYEGDTWYRAHFTASSNATSIQLRGQGGSAANMLVWVNGTFVGAAAANGNMATVQVPAGVIKNGEATLVSAVVRNNGQNLDWSDDGLSRQNRGLFDAVLPSSGAVTWKLQGAKDKAAPVDIDRTMYNTGGLYGERAGWYLPEYPDAEWADTTTFKPAKAGVTWYRSTFDLSVPAGTDTAIALKVNDVKFENGRQSYARAIIYVNGWNTGTWVGNVGPQSVFTIPSGFLNKSGENTIAIALTTERDAQGPDSFTLVDRGTSLGGVPTTLNTAPNYALPVVTAALAANLRAAGAATVINGTSELATIGDGALTTAVIDFGDGSLPVTVPVVDSAYTATHDYAKDGNYVAIVTIKDAISGSVLGSRSLGITVDEGAEPTESATPIESATPTVSATPTESATPTESATPTESASPTESATPTESATPTESATPTESATPTESATPTESATPTESATPTESATPTESTVPRTSADPGASATSAGPDGPSSSTTTSSAVTPAVPATSKAPSGGGLASTGAKNTWIGGLGGLLLLTGATVFMVNRRKSASH; this comes from the coding sequence ATGACTGCGCATTCCTCCAGGGCGCCAGGTCGATCCCGGGGACTCAAGGCGGCGGCCATCATGGCCACAGCCGCCATGGGTCTGATGGCCATTTCCAGCCCGGCCTTAGCCGAGAATCCTCCAGTCACAGTTGATTCCGTGGCAAGCTCCGCCATGTCCGGTAACAAGGTGCTCTTCCCCGGCAATGACGGCCAGGAACACACTGTCACCTTCGACTCCAAGTCGTACATGGTGGACGGGGAGCGCCTCAACGTCTGGTCCGGGGAATTCCACTACTGGCGCCTGCCCGGCACTGACGACTGGCGTGACATGTTCCAGAAGATGCGAGCTAGCGGCTTCAATGCTGTTTCCCTCTACTTCTTCTGGGGCTTGCACTCCACCGAGTCTGGGAAGTTCGATTTCACGGGCATCAAGGATCTTGAATTACTCCTGACCATGGCGGAGGAAGAAGGCCTGTATGTCATCGCCCGTCCCGGCCCTTACGTCAACGCCGAAATCTCCATGGGCGGACTCCCGGCGTACCTGACCAAGAACGGCGCGAATTCCCTGCGCAGTATGAATCCCGAGGCGCTGAGTGAGTCACTGAAGTGGATCGAGGCGTTTAACAAGATCGCCGTCAAGCATCAGGTGACCGATGGTGGTGGCTCCATTGTGAGCTACCAGGCGGAGAATGAGCTGTTGAACGAAGGCGGGGACCGCCCGGCGTTCATGAAGGAACTGGTGACGAAGATTAAGGGTGACGGCATCACCGTCCCGGTCTTCCACAACGATTACGGGTTTAACGGCGCCTATGTCCCGGGCAGCTCATCGGCCGGTGGCAACGTGGGTCTGGACTACTATGCCTTTGACCAATACCCATTGGGCTTCAACTGCGCCAATCCCAACCGCGGACAAATTCAGGACATGGAAGCCCGCTTCCGGGCACGCACCACAACGAGCCCCATGTTCATCGCCGAAGGTCAAGGTGGTGCCTTCACTCCGTGGGGTGCAAACTTCAACCCCGACAAGTGCGCCGAATTCGTTGACCCTGCCTTTACCCGCCAGTATGGGGTCAATAACCTCAACAACGGCATAAACATGTTCAACTACTACATGCAGTATGGCGGCACCAACTGGGGCTGGACCGGATCGCCGTCGTCCGGCTTCACCTCCTATGACTATGGCGCACCCATCAACGAAGACCGCCAGCTCACGCTCAAGGCGGTTGTGCAGAAGGAACTGGGCTACTTCCAAAAGGACTTTGACCCCATTTCCAACATGGTGCCGCAAGACGGCGCCGCTGTCACAGTAGAGGGCGGCGCGGGCTCCATCAAGTCCTACCAACGCATCGCCACCGAGGGCCAGGCCACGGACTCCGTCACAGGAAACGGCTCCCGCTTCCTGGGCTTCCGTCAGACCGACAGCAACAGCACAGCCGAGTTGAAATACTCCTTCCCGTTGACGCTGGCCCCGAAGACGGAAGTCATCGAGGCCAGTTACACCAACGACGACCGCGACACCGCGGCCATCAAGTACACGGGTACGTGGGGCAAGTCCAACGGGGAAGCCTGGGCCGCCGGCAACTACAAAGGCACCGAAACGTTCAGCTCAACCACCGGAGACTCCGTAGAGTACACGTTCACAGGTGCCGGCGTCCGGGTCATTGCTGCCCAGTCCATCAACCATGGCTACGGTGATGTTTACATTGACGGCGTGAAGGTCGGCCAAACCAACACCTACCGTGGCCAGAATGCCAGCTTCCAGTATGTTGCTTTCCAGAAGGAAGGCCTGGACCCCACCGTTGAGCACACCATCAAGATTGTGGTGACAGGCCAAAAGGACGCCGCCAGCTCCGGCACCAACGTCACCATCGACGCCTTTGATGTTATCGCCGCCCCGGCTGCGGCCACCGTGGTCAAGCTCGACGACGTCGACCCCGCCATCACGTACTCCAAGGTCAACGGTGTGTCCCAGTGGAACCATGAGACGGGCAAGAACTGGACCATCAACGACTACTTGGGCACCGAAACCTCCAGCGCCACCGCCGGGGCTTTCTACGAGTACACCTTTAAGGCTGCCGAAATCCGCTTGATTTCACCGCGTTCAACTAACCACGGGAAAGCCGATGTTTACATCGACGGGGTCAAAGCGGGTGAGACCAACACGTACATCCCCACTCTGCCCAGCCAGGCCCAATTCAAGGCCTTTGAAAAGACCGGGCTGGACCCGACCATCAACCACACCATCAAGGTTGTTAACACCGGTGTCAAGGGCGCCCCTGCGTCGCTGGGCACGTTCGTGGCTATTGACGCCATTGAGACCTCCACGCCGGGCAGCACCACGCCCCCGGCGCCGTCGGGCTCCATCACCTTCAACAGGGTTCCGCAGAAGCCCGGCACATTCCTGAGCATGCACGGCCGCGACGCCGCCATGGTCATTGCCGACTACGCGTTCGACGGACAAAAGCTCATGTACTCCACCTCGGAGCTGTTCACCAAGATGCCCGTCGCCACCGGCACGCTGCTGGTGCTTAACGGCGCCAAGAACGACGCCGGCGAGTCCGTTCTGCAGTATGCCTCCGAACCCGTTGTCACCACCTTGGGTGGCACCCCGGTGGAGTCCGTATGGGACGCCGCCACCAAGACCATGCGCCTGAACTACGTTCACGGCAACGGCACCTCGGTGAAGATCACCGGCGGTGGGGCACCGGAACTGCGCATTGTCACCACCGACCGCACTGCCACGGGCCAGCAGTGGACCCTTGACGGCATCGTCAAGGGCGGCACCACCAACAAGACCGTCATGGTTGCAGGAGTTGACCTGCTCCGCTCCGCCGAGTTCGACGGCGACACCGTCAAGTTGGTGGGTGATACCAAAGCCGTGCGAACCATGAGCATTTACGTTCCGGCAGGCATCACCAAGGCCACCTGGAATGGTCAAGCGTTGACCACCACCGCTGGTGCCAATGGCCAGCTTGTCGCCAACCTTGCCGGACCGGCCCCGGCTGTCCTGCCAGCACTGACCAACTGGAAGGTGTCGGGTGAGAACCCCGAGTCGGCCGTGGCGTTTGATGATGCGGCATGGCTGGAGGCAACCGCCACCACAGCGGCTAACACCCGCCAGGGTCCCGGCCCCAACCAGGGGAAGGTCCTGGACACCGCCTTCTATGGCTTCTACGAGGGCGATACCTGGTACCGCGCACACTTCACGGCTTCCTCCAATGCCACCAGCATCCAGTTGCGCGGCCAGGGTGGCTCCGCCGCAAATATGCTGGTCTGGGTCAACGGCACCTTTGTCGGCGCAGCGGCAGCAAACGGCAACATGGCCACAGTGCAGGTTCCTGCCGGTGTCATCAAGAACGGCGAAGCCACCCTGGTTTCGGCAGTGGTCCGCAACAACGGCCAGAACCTTGACTGGTCTGACGACGGCCTGTCCCGCCAGAACCGCGGACTCTTCGACGCGGTGCTGCCCAGCAGCGGTGCCGTGACCTGGAAACTGCAGGGCGCCAAGGACAAGGCGGCACCGGTTGATATTGACCGGACCATGTACAACACCGGTGGGCTCTACGGTGAACGAGCCGGCTGGTACCTTCCGGAATATCCTGACGCCGAGTGGGCCGACACCACCACGTTCAAGCCTGCCAAGGCTGGCGTCACCTGGTATCGGTCAACCTTCGATCTGAGCGTTCCGGCTGGAACTGACACAGCCATTGCTTTGAAGGTCAATGACGTCAAATTTGAAAACGGACGTCAGTCCTATGCCCGGGCCATCATCTACGTCAACGGTTGGAACACCGGTACCTGGGTTGGCAACGTGGGCCCGCAGAGCGTGTTCACCATTCCCAGCGGATTCTTGAACAAGTCCGGTGAAAACACCATCGCCATTGCCTTGACCACCGAACGTGATGCTCAGGGGCCGGATTCGTTCACCCTTGTGGACCGTGGGACCAGCCTGGGAGGCGTGCCCACCACGCTGAACACGGCACCTAACTACGCCCTGCCGGTTGTAACGGCGGCTCTCGCTGCGAATCTGCGCGCTGCCGGCGCGGCGACGGTCATCAATGGCACATCCGAGTTGGCTACGATTGGTGACGGTGCACTGACCACTGCGGTTATCGACTTCGGTGATGGCAGCCTTCCGGTAACAGTCCCGGTGGTAGACAGCGCTTACACGGCCACCCACGACTATGCCAAGGACGGCAATTACGTAGCAATTGTGACCATCAAGGACGCTATCTCCGGATCTGTTTTGGGCAGCAGGTCCTTGGGTATCACGGTGGACGAAGGTGCCGAACCCACGGAATCGGCAACACCCATCGAAAGTGCGACACCGACCGTGTCGGCAACGCCCACCGAAAGCGCAACCCCTACGGAATCGGCTACGCCCACCGAAAGTGCTTCACCGACGGAGTCGGCAACGCCCACCGAAAGTGCGACACCGACCGAAAGTGCAACTCCTACGGAGTCGGCGACGCCGACCGAAAGTGCAACACCGACGGAGTCGGCAACACCCACGGAAAGTGCCACACCGACGGAGAGCGCAACACCGACCGAGTCAACCGTGCCGAGAACGTCGGCAGACCCGGGCGCTTCGGCAACGAGCGCCGGACCTGATGGTCCCAGCAGCTCGACGACGACGAGTTCGGCGGTGACGCCTGCGGTTCCCGCCACCAGCAAGGCGCCAAGCGGCGGGGGATTGGCCAGCACCGGAGCCAAAAACACGTGGATCGGCGGACTGGGAGGGCTGCTGCTTCTTACAGGAGCCACCGTGTTCATGGTGAACCGCCGGAAGTCGGCCAGCCACTAA